From a region of the Daphnia pulicaria isolate SC F1-1A chromosome 1, SC_F0-13Bv2, whole genome shotgun sequence genome:
- the LOC124352601 gene encoding DNA repair protein XRCC1-like → MAPIKFTRVVSFSSEDPNQPTENLIKDGAYRKWRCKSAGEQKAWVEFQLEKTSLISAVDIGNHGSAFIEILVGRSGCSDEDYKVLLNSASFMTPQECRNETNLQRVRIFKHQDLNKATQAEKWDRVRVVCTQPFNKQLQYGISFLTVHAPEDESANKTNNNASVKAANSIDLGMFKLRSEESIVDPIKQGSLFSRFKSSISTSPNTQPGAIRAASQSLASAALAQSEKEALTILRHSPNKDGSRPDIKLTDKLKTLQTRSPTVSKTPTAAKVDQHSPLPSRKQVESDRPRPVAPPITPPAKKSLSKKMQESKPRHSPLHESQRVEGPVKRKTPPPSPSVDTQRLAKKQRTTKPFNRLLEGVVVVLSGFQNPLRGQLRDKLLALGATYKPEWNASCTHLICAFYNTPKFIEVKGKGKIVTKNWVQDCFDKRKRLPWRRYCLDKNDRGEESEEEIWEGEDQGPTCPTPTPQTSKAATVVPQSPTIAASCKPTTVVASPKTSVVKDEEEEEDYGGSTEVDEVDTEDEIDMIKKKIKEQQQTLEDSNIYANLNFYLGKDLSEDVKEDLTLYIKECQGKLVSKIKSKVAYFISDDPDDDSVAKALSKNQDMKIVKSEWIRTCRKNNKLVAFDQFLVQLTK, encoded by the exons ATGGCGCCCATAAAATTTACTCGTGTTGTGAGTTTCAGTAGCGAAGATCCG aatcagCCAACAGAAAACCTCATTAAAGATGGAGCGTACAGGAAATGGAGGTGCAAATCTGCTGGAGAGCAGAAAGCGTGGGTTGAATTTCAGCTAGAGAAAACATCCCTCATTTCAGCTGTTGACATAGGAAACCATGGTTCTgcattcattgaaattttagTTGGTAGAAGTGGTTGTTCCGATGAAGACTACAAG GTTCTTTTGAATTCAGCCTCTTTTATGACACCTCAAGAGTGTCGAAACGAAACAAATCTCCAGCGTGTACGGATTTTCAAACACCAAGATTTGAACAAGGCCACCCAAGCTGAAAAATGGGATCGCGTTCGGGTTGTTTGCACTCAACCGTTCAACAAACAGCTTCAGTATGGAATTTCCTTCCTTACAGTTCATGCTCCAGAAGATGAGTCAGCTAATAAAACCAACAATAA TGCTAGCGTGAAAGCAGCAAACAGCATAGATCTTGGCATGTTCAAACTTAGGTCCGAAGAATCAATTGTTGACCCCATCAAACAAGGCAGTTTGTTCTCTCGGTTCAAGTCGTCGATCAGCACCTCGCCCAACACTC agCCTGGTGCAATCCGTGCTGCATCTCAAAGTCTTGCCTCTGCTGCCCTAGCACAGAGTGAGAAAGAGGCCTTGACCATTTTGAGACACTCCCCTAACAAGGACGGCAGCAGACCAGATATCAAATTGACAGATAAACTTAAAACGTTGCAGACTCGAAGTCCCACAGTATCTAAAACACCTACTGCTGCCAAAGTCGATCAACATTCGCCATTACCTAGTCGCAAACAAGTGGAATCTGATCGGCCGAGACCAGTTGCACCGCCCATCACTCCACCAGCTAAAAAATCGCTGAGTAAAAAAATGCAAGAAAGCAAACCAAGACATTCCCCCCTTCATGAATCGCAGAGAGTCGAAGGACCAGTTAAAAGGAAAACACCACCACCTTCTCCATCAGTTGAc ACGCAGCGGTTAGCGAAAAAGCAACGGACAACCAAACCTTTCAATCGCCTATTGGAAGGCGTCGTGGTGGTCCTTAGTGGTTTTCAAAATCCTTTACGGGGACAACTGCGAGATAAACTGCTGGCCTTAGGTGCCACCTATAAACCGGAATGGAACGCGTCTTGTACGCATTTGAT ATGTGCCTTTTACAACACACCAAAGTTCATTGAAGTTAAGGGCAAAGGCAAAATAGTTACCAAAAATTGGGTTCAAGATTGTTTCGACAAACGAAAAAGATTACCATGGAGACG TTATTGTTTAGATAAAAATGACAGAGGAGAGGAaagcgaagaagaaatttgggAAGGAGAGGACCAGGGGCCGACATGTCCGACCCCTACACCCCAAACCAGTAAAGCAGCAACTGTAGTACCCCAGTCGCCAACTATAGCAGCCAGTTGTAAGCCTACTACTGTGGTGGCGAGTCCTAAAACTAGTGTCGTCaaggacgaagaagaagaagaagactacgGCGGGTCGACTGAAGTTGACGAAGTCGACACGGAAGATGAAATCGATAT gatcaagaagaaaattaaagaacAACAGCAGACTTTGGAAGATTCAAATATTTACGCTAATTTGAACTTTTATCTGGGCAAAGATTTGTCCGAAGATGTGAAAGAGGACCTAACGCTCTATATAAAAGAATGTCAAGG taAATTAGTAtcgaaaattaaatcaaaggtTGCGTACTTTATATCGGACGATCCGGACGATGATTCAGTCGCCAAG GCGCTGTCGAAAAACCAAGACATGAAAATTGTCAAAAGTGAATGGATACGGACGtgcagaaaaaacaacaaattagtTGCTTTCGATCAATTTTTGGTTCAACTAACGAAATAA
- the LOC124310753 gene encoding acid phosphatase type 7-like yields the protein MMNIKEMHFFIKISILSNVLLTTALQIDTTHIYYDVQPQQIHLSFSDEPVDLIVTWNTINNTNETSVVEYGIVENHLTETAIGSATEFIDGGLAKRKQFVHRVKLTRLSPKQKYFYRCGSRLGWSSLFNFVTVENSTDWSPRLAVYGDMGSENPQSLSRLQEESQEGRYDAIFHVGDFGYDLYEEDGQLGDRFMRQIEPIAAYVPYMTSVGNHEEKYNFSHYKARFSMPGSENGLMYSFNLGPAHIISISTEFYYFINYGFKQIVLQYDWLIRDLEEANAPENLSVRPWIIVMGHRPMYCSNTDQDDCTKKDTLTRVGLPLFHWFALEPLLFKYGVDLALWAHEHSYERLWPVYNRTVMNGSLEHPYTNPKAPVHVTTGSAGCREERDDFIPELPYWSAFRSNDYGYSRLFLANKTHLHLEQVSDDQNGLVIDDFWLIKDHV from the exons ATGATGAACATAAaagaaatgcatttttttataaaaatatccaTTCTGTCCAATGTTTTGTTAACCACTGCTTTACAGATTGATACCACCCACATTTATTATGATGTCCAACCACAACAAATTCATTTATCTTTCTCAG aTGAACCTGTTGATCTCATTGTTACATGGAACACCATTAACAATACAAATGAAACAAGTGTTGTGGAATATGGAATTGTTGAGAATCATTTAACAGAAACAGCCATAGGGAGTGCAACTGAGTTTATCGATGGTGGGCTGGCAAAGCGAAAGCAATTTGTACACAGAGTGAAGCTCACAAGGTTGTCACCTAAACAAAAATACT tTTATCGATGTGGGAGTCGTCTGGGGTGGTCCAGTTTGTTCAATTTTGTTACGGTGGAAAATTCGACCGACTGGTCCCCAAGACTTGCTGTGTACGGCGATATGGGCTCGGAAAATCCTCAGTCACTTTCGCGTCTGCAAGAAGAGTCGCAAGAAGGGCGCTACGATGCTATATTCCACGTTGGCGATTTCGGATACGATTTGTATGAAGAAGACGGACAACTTGGCGACCGATTTATGCGTCAAATCGAACCGATTGCCGCGTACGTTCCTTACATGACCTCGGTCGGAAATCACGAAGAGAAGTACAACTTCAGCCATTACAAAGCGCGATTCTCTATGCCGGGAAGCGAAAATGGATTAATGTACAGTTTTAACCTTGGACCAGCGCATATCATTTCCATCTCGACCGAATTTTACTATTTCATCAACTACGGTTTTAAGCAGATCGTTTTACAGTACGATTGGCTGATTCGCGATCTAGAAGAGGCCAACGCTCCTGAAAATCTTAGCGTCCGACCGTGGATAATAGTAATGGGCCATCGTCCAATGTATTGCTCAAATACAGATCAAGACGACTGTACAAAGAAAGATACTCTTACTCGGGTTGGGCTCCCTTTGTTTCACTG GTTCGCTTTGGAGCCGCTCCTCTTCAAGTATGGAGTTGACCTGGCCTTGTGGGCTCACGAACACTCGTACGAACGACTTTGGCCTGTATACAACCGTACGGTAATGAATGGAAGCTTGGAACATCCCTATACTAACCCTAAAGCTCCAGTTCACGTGACAACTGGATCAGCG GGTTGTCGAGAAGAACGGGATGACTTTATTCCAGAATTACCCTATTGGTCGGCCTTTCGCAGCAACGACTACGGTTACTCCCGATTGTTTCTCGCTAACAAAACTCATTTACATTTGGAACAAGTGTCAGATGATCAAAACGGTCTGGTGATTGACGATTTTTGGTTAATCAAAGATCACGTATAG
- the LOC124311100 gene encoding uncharacterized protein LOC124311100, translating into MNTFKVMIVVCSVMAAVCSGQYTQSGKPNSWMNQPASSPLVPNKTGPEDASASIGSPVAPAAPSAPTHINFPASAFPTISQHLCTCTAVSESTAAGMIEKYQQPSSSSAAATEQQSAPAAQQSYSQQQQAPAQSAGSYLTTAAPIEQGPSAADQFVKPAYAMSNKVTGY; encoded by the exons atgaatacCTTTAAAGTA ATGATTGTCGTGTGCTCTGTTATGGCAGCGGTATGTTCAGGCCAATATACCCA ATCTGGTAAGCCAAATAGTTGGATGAACCAACCGGCAAGCAGTCCCTTGGTCCCCAACAAAACTGGCCCGGAAGATGCGTCTGCTTCCATCGGTTCTCCtgttgctcctgctgctccatCGGCTCCAACTCACATCAATTTCCCTGCCAGCGCCTTCCCTACCATTTCTCAACACCTCTGCACTTGCACAGCCGTTTCCGAGTCTACAGCCGCTGGTATGATTGAAAAATACCAGCAACCTTCCAGCTCTTCAGCCGCCGCAACTGAACAACAGTCAGCTCCTGCTGCCCAGCAATCCTACTCCCAGCAGCAACAGGCTCCTGCTCAAAGTGCTGGCTCTTATTTGACCACTGCTGCCCCTATTGAACAAGGCCCCAGTGCTGCTGACCAATTTGTTAAGCCCGCCTATGCCATGAGCAACAAGGTCACTGGGTACTAA
- the LOC124311052 gene encoding nematocyst expressed protein 3-like: MNSFKTILALCVVMAASCSASSYRTQQSAWGSQPAAAAPLPLQNGGGYGNKVWGSAPSAVQPTFSAPAVQDAPLAPAPAPAQSSFPATTQQICTCVAVPAAAAQQSAAPAPAAAAPLADVPLQQAAPQQTYSAPAAAPQQTWSAPAAAPAPVAAAATQFYSAPVQQAAAPAPVFRPAPSAAARPSYSTGY; the protein is encoded by the exons ATGAATTCATTCAAAACT ATCCTTGCCTTGTGCGTCGTGATGGCAGCCAGCTGCTCAGCTTCATCATACAGGACTCAGCA ATCAGCGTGGGGAAGCCaaccagcagctgctgctcctcTTCCATTGCAAAACGGAGGAGGCTACGGCAACAAAGTTTGGGGCTCAGCACCATCGGCAGTTCAACCCACTTTCAGCGCTCCTGCCGTCCAGGATGCTCCTCTTGCTCCCGCTCCCGCTCCTGCCCAGTCTTCTTTCCCAGCTACCACTCAACAAATTTGCACTTGCGTTGCCGtccctgctgctgccgcccaaCAGTCGGCCGCACCCGCAccagccgccgccgctccaCTCGCTGATGTTCCTCTGCAACAGGCCGCTCCTCAGCAAACCTACtcggctcctgctgctgctcctcaaCAGACTTGGTCAGCTCCTGCTGCCGCTCCTGCgcccgttgctgctgctgccacccAGTTCTACAGCGCTCCCGTCCAGCAAGCTGCTGCACCTGCACCCGTATTCCGCCCGGCGCCCAGCGCTGCTGCTAGGCCGTCTTACAGCACTGGCTATTAA
- the LOC124310840 gene encoding dermonecrotic toxin StSicTox-betaIB1i-like isoform X1 — protein MFQTPILLFLIQFTINIVAVSSRQISVVAHMVNSPEAIRWALDQGANGIEIDLQFSGETPSHFHHGTPCDCTCLFGAATSTSICKRDNVCKVSTSATVMTTFLGSSSENFSSRLALIYVDSKIEKMSSGNYIAAGANVVRLFNQNVMEKGFKGQILIGCPEIKHSNYLRGALQEAIKSKYADRYFYTIDGEGGSAKEVWDTLSKLGTRNIAYSTGISICSPRTFHSATEFSADKKAYAGVGIWTIDLESSMKDYIKFGVDFILTNRPKIAAGVIGLSNIPSPGKALSFSFYWKCDCNYRGKGIFGGGGCKISKIAPPNYACQCSYKGFWTCGGVTVNCRDSSSQHCKLPNASKGACQLGGGDCDGY, from the coding sequence atgtttcaaacaccgatattattgtttttgattcaatttacCATAAACATCGTTGCCGTTTCATCACGTCAAATCAGCGTGGTCGCTCACATGGTAAACTCTCCGGAAGCTATTCGCTGGGCATTGGACCAAGGCGCCAATGGTATCGAAATTGATTTGCAATTTTCAGGTGAAACTCCAAGTCACTTCCATCATGGAACTCCTTGCGATTGCACTTGTTTATTTGGAGCGGCGACTTCAACCAGCATTTGCAAAAGAGACAACGTATGCAAAGTCTCGACTAGCGCTACAGTGATGACAACCTTCTTAGGTAGTAGTTCTGAAAATTTCTCATCTCGTTTGGCACTGATTTATGTCGACagcaaaattgagaaaatgTCATCGGGAAATTACATCGCAGCTGGGGCCAATGTAGTGCGCctatttaatcaaaatgtCATGGAAAAAGGTTTCAAAGGACAAATACTTATCGGATGTCCAGAAATTAAACATTCTAATTACCTGCGTGGTGCACTGCAAGAAGCCATAAAATCCAAGTATGCTGACAGGTACTTCTATACCATCGACGGAGAAGGAGGAAGTGCAAAAGAAGTCTGGGATACGTTATCAAAACTTGGCACCAGAAATATCGCATATTCAACAGGCATTTCAATTTGTTCACCCAGAACTTTCCATTCGGCCACCGAATTCAGCGCCGATAAAAAAGCTTACGCCGGCGTCGGTATTTGGACCATCGATTTGGAATCATCAATGAAAGATTACATCAAGTTTGGTGTCGATTTCATTTTGACCAACAGACCTAAAATTGCTGCTGGAGTGATCGGCCTTAGCAACATTCCTTCACCCGGCAAAGCattgtcgttttctttttattggaaATGTGATTGCAACTACCGCGGTAAAGGGATTTTTGGTGGAGGGGGTTGTAAAATTTCTAAGATCGCTCCTCCCAATTACGCTTGTCAATGTTCCTATAAAGGTTTCTGGACTTGTGGGGGGGTCACGGTTAATTGTAGAGACAGCTCTTCTCAGCATTGCAAGTTGCCAAATGCTTCAAAGGGGGCCTGTCAATTAGGTGGAGGTGATTGCGATGGATACTAG
- the LOC124310840 gene encoding dermonecrotic toxin StSicTox-betaIC1-like isoform X2: MVNSPEAIRWALDQGANGIEIDLQFSGETPSHFHHGTPCDCTCLFGAATSTSICKRDNVCKVSTSATVMTTFLGSSSENFSSRLALIYVDSKIEKMSSGNYIAAGANVVRLFNQNVMEKGFKGQILIGCPEIKHSNYLRGALQEAIKSKYADRYFYTIDGEGGSAKEVWDTLSKLGTRNIAYSTGISICSPRTFHSATEFSADKKAYAGVGIWTIDLESSMKDYIKFGVDFILTNRPKIAAGVIGLSNIPSPGKALSFSFYWKCDCNYRGKGIFGGGGCKISKIAPPNYACQCSYKGFWTCGGVTVNCRDSSSQHCKLPNASKGACQLGGGDCDGY, from the coding sequence ATGGTAAACTCTCCGGAAGCTATTCGCTGGGCATTGGACCAAGGCGCCAATGGTATCGAAATTGATTTGCAATTTTCAGGTGAAACTCCAAGTCACTTCCATCATGGAACTCCTTGCGATTGCACTTGTTTATTTGGAGCGGCGACTTCAACCAGCATTTGCAAAAGAGACAACGTATGCAAAGTCTCGACTAGCGCTACAGTGATGACAACCTTCTTAGGTAGTAGTTCTGAAAATTTCTCATCTCGTTTGGCACTGATTTATGTCGACagcaaaattgagaaaatgTCATCGGGAAATTACATCGCAGCTGGGGCCAATGTAGTGCGCctatttaatcaaaatgtCATGGAAAAAGGTTTCAAAGGACAAATACTTATCGGATGTCCAGAAATTAAACATTCTAATTACCTGCGTGGTGCACTGCAAGAAGCCATAAAATCCAAGTATGCTGACAGGTACTTCTATACCATCGACGGAGAAGGAGGAAGTGCAAAAGAAGTCTGGGATACGTTATCAAAACTTGGCACCAGAAATATCGCATATTCAACAGGCATTTCAATTTGTTCACCCAGAACTTTCCATTCGGCCACCGAATTCAGCGCCGATAAAAAAGCTTACGCCGGCGTCGGTATTTGGACCATCGATTTGGAATCATCAATGAAAGATTACATCAAGTTTGGTGTCGATTTCATTTTGACCAACAGACCTAAAATTGCTGCTGGAGTGATCGGCCTTAGCAACATTCCTTCACCCGGCAAAGCattgtcgttttctttttattggaaATGTGATTGCAACTACCGCGGTAAAGGGATTTTTGGTGGAGGGGGTTGTAAAATTTCTAAGATCGCTCCTCCCAATTACGCTTGTCAATGTTCCTATAAAGGTTTCTGGACTTGTGGGGGGGTCACGGTTAATTGTAGAGACAGCTCTTCTCAGCATTGCAAGTTGCCAAATGCTTCAAAGGGGGCCTGTCAATTAGGTGGAGGTGATTGCGATGGATACTAG